In the genome of Helicovermis profundi, the window GCTAAATAATTTAGTTAGCGAATTAAGTGATTTAAATAGAATTGTTCCTGGTGGTTTTTTATATATTGCTGACATATTATGTAATCCAAGATATATAAAAGAGGTTGGAGAAGTTTTTGCCGAAAAATATTCGCACTCTGGTGTAGATTATGTTATGACCGTAGAAACAAAAGGAATACCGCTTGCTACTTTAACAGCTGAGAGATTAAATGTACCACTTGTAATAGCGAGAAATGAAAATAAGATATCAGAAGGATCAAAATTAAGTATAAATTATGTTTCTGGTTCAACTGGAAAAGTTCAAACAATGTATGTCGCTAAAAAAGCAATACCAAATGGATCTAATGTTTTAATAGTTGACGATTTTATGCGTGCAGGTGGAACGATAAAAGGCATGGAAGAAATTGTTAAAGAACTTAATTCAAAAGTTGTTGGTGCGTGTGTGTTAATGGAAACAAAAACTCCAGAGATTAAAATGTACAAAAATTATATGTCAATATTATTTCTAGAAGGCATTATAAATGGGAAAATTATAATACATCCTAATGAAGATATATTAAAGTAATAAATATTTTTTGATAAAATTTAAAATTCATTAAATATGGGATAAAAAGAGTAATAGTATATTTATATATGCTATTATTTTTTTTTTTTTTTGAATTAGCAAATTCCATGCAAAAATGTGCAGTGATAAATAATAATGCAAAAATATGCGTGCAAAATAATGTGTATTGTCTTGGATTTGTATTTAGAATTAAGCTTAATTGAAAAATAATTAACAAAAATGAGTAATTATTATGTTTTTAATTTTAGCATTTTTAACATGTACATTAGGATTGTTTTGAATGTTTTTATAAACTCATGAAATAATATAATGTTAAAAATGAAATGGCACGTAAATTGCGTTATATTAATATGGAAATATTAACGGAGGTGCTTTATGTCAAAAGGATATGTGTTAGTTATTAATCCGGGTTCAACTTCAACAAAGGTTGCACTTTTTAAAAACAATGAAAATATTATTCAGGAAAATCTATCGCATTCTAGCGAAGAATTAGCAAAATACGATAGAATTGCAGACCAATTTACTTACAGGAAAGATATTATTGTAAAATGGCTAAATGATAATGGATACAAAGTTGAAGAGTTGATTGCGGTTGTAGGAAGAGGTGGTTTACTTAGTCCGATTCCAAGTGGCGTATATACAGTTACAGATAAAATGATTGAAGATTTGCAAGTAGGAGTTCAAGGAGAACATGCATCTAACCTTGGAGGTTTAATTGCTAGAAGTATTGCTGATACTGTTAATATTTCATCATATATAGTTGATCCAGTGAGCGTTGACGAATTTGATGATATTGCAAGAGTTTCAGGAATGCCAGAAATTAAAAGAAAATCACTTCTTCATGCACTTAATGTTAAAGCTATCGCTTATAGTGTTGCTAATGACATGAAAAAAGATGTAGAAGATCTAAATTTAGTAATCGCTCATTTAGGCGGTGGTATTTCAGTAGTTCCTCTTAGAAAAGGAAAAATGGTTGATGCAAATAATGCTAATGAAATGGGACCTTTTTCTCCAGAAAGAGTAGGTGGATTACCGGTTGGTGACATAGCAAAAATGTGCTTCTCAGGAAAATACACTTTTAAGGAGCTTAAACAAAAGCTTAGAGGCAAAGGTGGCTTAGTTGCATATTTAGGAACTAATGACGCAAGAGAAGTTCTTAAGATGATAGAAAACGGAGATAAAAATGCAAAGCTTATTTTTGAAGCTATGGCTTATCAAATTGCTAAAGAAATAGGTTCAATGGCAACTGTTATTAATGGAAAAGTGGATGCAGTTGTATTAACGGGTGGAGTTGCATATTCTAAGTATTTAACTGATTATATTACTGATATGGTTGGTTTTATAGCACCTGTTATTGTTAAACCAGGTGAAGATGAAATGAAAGCACTCAATGAAGGTGTGCTAAGAATAATTAATAATGTTGATATAGTTAAAATTTATGAAAACGAGGTGAAATAATGATTAAGTCTTTTGATGAAGTATTAAAAATAGCAAAAGAGAGAGGTCCTAAAATACTTTCTGTTGCATGTGCACAGGACGAAGATGTACTTTTAGCAGTAGAAAATGCTAGAAAAAAAGGCATAGCAAATGCAATATTAGTTGGCGATAAATCAAAGATCGAATTTATTTCAAAAACTATTAATTTAGATTTAAGTAATTATGAAGTAATTGATATTGTTGATTTAAAAGAAGCTTCTTTAAAAGCTGTTGAATTAGTTTCAAGCGGAAAAGCTCATATGGTTATGAAAGGGTTAGTTGATACTTCTATCATATTAAAAGCTGTTCTTGATAAAAATATTGGACTTAGAACAGGTAATGTACTTAGTCATGTAGCAGTTTTTGATGTAAATGATTATCCAAGATTATTACTTGTTACAGATGCAGCTATGAATATTGCACCTGATTTAAAGGGTAAAAAGCAAATACTTGAAAATTCATTAATAGTAGCAAATGCACTTGATATAGAAGTTCCTAAAGTTGGAGTTATTTGTGCAAAAGAGAAAGTTAATCCTAAAATGCCTGCAACTGTTGATGCAGGAGAATTAGTTAAAATGAACGAAAATGGCGAAATTAAAAATTGTATAGTTGGTGGACCATTTGCACTTGATAATGCGGTCTCAGTTGAAGCTGCGAAGATAAAAGGAATTGACCATCCTGTTGCTGGAAAAGCAGATATTCTTCTTTGTCCTACAATTGAAGCTGGAAATGTTCTTTATAAAGCACTTAATTTCTTAGCAAAATCAAAAAGTGCAGGAATTATTGTAGGAGCAAAAGCACCAATCGTATTAACTTCGAGAGCAGATAGTGAGGAAGCGAAACTATATTCAATTGCACTTGGAGTATTAATGGCAGCTTTAAATAATTAATTCATGTAAAAAAATAAAAGGGTGTACGTTTATAATATAAAAATAGAGAGAAAATGAATTATATTTTATAAAACAAATAATAGGGGTGTGAATATGAATAATTACAGAGTATTAGCAATAAATCCGGGGTCGACATCTACAAAAATTGCTATTTTTGATAATGACATTTCAGTTTTTGAAACAACTTTAAGACATTCATCTGATGAAATAAATAAATATGATAAAATTTATGATCAATACGATTTTAGAAAAGACGTAATACTTTCAAGTTTAACAGAAAAAGAAATTAATTTGACAAAACTTGATGCAGTAGTTGGTAGAGGTGGACTTCTTAAGCCAATTGAGGGCGGAACATATAGAGTAGACGAAAATATGTTAGAAGATTTAAAAGTAGGAGTTCTAGGTGAACATGCTTCAAATCTTGGTGGAATTTTAGCTTATGAAATAGCAAGTAAATTAAATATTCCATCATTTATAGTAGATCCAGTAGTAGTTGACGAGATGATTGATGTTGCAAGAGTTTCTGGTATGCCTGAATTAGATAGAAAATCTATTTTTCACGCATTAAATCAAAAAGCTGTTGCAAGGCGAGCTGCAAAAGAACTTGGAAAAGACTACACTAAAAGTAATTATATTGTTGCGCATTTAGGTGGAGGTATTTCTGTTGGAGCGCATAGAGATGGAGCGGTTATTGATGTAAATAATGCTCTTGACGGTGAAGGTCCATTTTCACCTGAAAGATCTGGTGGATTACCTATTGGTGACCTTGCTAAACTTTGTTATTCAGGAAAATATTCTCATGCAGAAATTAAAAAAATGATTAAAGGTAGTGGCGGACTTGTAGCATATCTTGATACTAATGATGGAAGAATTGTAGAAGAAAAAATTGAAAATGGAGATAAAGAGGCAGAACTTGTTTATAAAGCTATGGCTTATCAAGTTTCTAAAGAAATTGGTGCATGTGCAGCAGTTCTTAAAGGAAAAGTTGATGCAATAATTTTGACTGGTGGACTTACTTACGATAAAGGTCTTGTTGGATGGATTAAGGATAGTGTTGAATTTATTTCAGACGTTATTGTTTATCCTGGCGAAGATGAAATGTCTGCTCTTGCAGAAGGTGGAATTAGAGTATTATCTGGAGAAGAAAAAGCCAAAATTTATAAATAACAAATTTAATTTGGAGAAAATATGGACAATCGAATAAGAATAATTATAGGACATTATGGAAGTGGCAAAACAGAGTTTTCGGTTAATTATGCTATGAGATTAGCTAAAATGGGAAAAAAAGTAGCTTTGTCAGATATGGATATAGTTAACCCATATTTTAGATCTAGAGAAAAAGCACAAATGATGGAAGAAGCAGGTATTAGAGTTATTAGCGGATCTCGTGGACATAATTCGAATAT includes:
- the ptb gene encoding phosphate butyryltransferase, with protein sequence MIKSFDEVLKIAKERGPKILSVACAQDEDVLLAVENARKKGIANAILVGDKSKIEFISKTINLDLSNYEVIDIVDLKEASLKAVELVSSGKAHMVMKGLVDTSIILKAVLDKNIGLRTGNVLSHVAVFDVNDYPRLLLVTDAAMNIAPDLKGKKQILENSLIVANALDIEVPKVGVICAKEKVNPKMPATVDAGELVKMNENGEIKNCIVGGPFALDNAVSVEAAKIKGIDHPVAGKADILLCPTIEAGNVLYKALNFLAKSKSAGIIVGAKAPIVLTSRADSEEAKLYSIALGVLMAALNN
- the purR gene encoding pur operon repressor, with translation MKKMKRNERIGAIVKVLSDKPNAIFTLSYFTELFNSAKSTISEDIAIVKSIMEELNLGKVETISGAAGGVKFIPVLNKEKKEKLLNNLVSELSDLNRIVPGGFLYIADILCNPRYIKEVGEVFAEKYSHSGVDYVMTVETKGIPLATLTAERLNVPLVIARNENKISEGSKLSINYVSGSTGKVQTMYVAKKAIPNGSNVLIVDDFMRAGGTIKGMEEIVKELNSKVVGACVLMETKTPEIKMYKNYMSILFLEGIINGKIIIHPNEDILK
- the buk gene encoding butyrate kinase; the encoded protein is MSKGYVLVINPGSTSTKVALFKNNENIIQENLSHSSEELAKYDRIADQFTYRKDIIVKWLNDNGYKVEELIAVVGRGGLLSPIPSGVYTVTDKMIEDLQVGVQGEHASNLGGLIARSIADTVNISSYIVDPVSVDEFDDIARVSGMPEIKRKSLLHALNVKAIAYSVANDMKKDVEDLNLVIAHLGGGISVVPLRKGKMVDANNANEMGPFSPERVGGLPVGDIAKMCFSGKYTFKELKQKLRGKGGLVAYLGTNDAREVLKMIENGDKNAKLIFEAMAYQIAKEIGSMATVINGKVDAVVLTGGVAYSKYLTDYITDMVGFIAPVIVKPGEDEMKALNEGVLRIINNVDIVKIYENEVK
- the buk gene encoding butyrate kinase yields the protein MNNYRVLAINPGSTSTKIAIFDNDISVFETTLRHSSDEINKYDKIYDQYDFRKDVILSSLTEKEINLTKLDAVVGRGGLLKPIEGGTYRVDENMLEDLKVGVLGEHASNLGGILAYEIASKLNIPSFIVDPVVVDEMIDVARVSGMPELDRKSIFHALNQKAVARRAAKELGKDYTKSNYIVAHLGGGISVGAHRDGAVIDVNNALDGEGPFSPERSGGLPIGDLAKLCYSGKYSHAEIKKMIKGSGGLVAYLDTNDGRIVEEKIENGDKEAELVYKAMAYQVSKEIGACAAVLKGKVDAIILTGGLTYDKGLVGWIKDSVEFISDVIVYPGEDEMSALAEGGIRVLSGEEKAKIYK